The following coding sequences lie in one Halalkalicoccus subterraneus genomic window:
- a CDS encoding biotin transporter BioY has protein sequence MSTGTESVDLVGDETVNNVARAALFAALTGAFAYVSFPYPLSPAPVTLQVLGVFLAGVLLGPVWGGAAMVLYLTAGAVGAPVFSGGEAGIGSLVGPTAGYLWSYPLATGAVGALVHGRTVGPLDRVSVGRLLGACTVGVCVIYAVGVTGLMAVLGLSLPNAVVTGAVVFLPAEALKLAAAVGIVRSDRLTAA, from the coding sequence ATGAGTACGGGAACGGAGTCGGTCGATCTGGTCGGGGACGAAACCGTGAACAACGTCGCGCGGGCGGCGCTGTTCGCCGCGTTGACCGGCGCCTTTGCGTACGTCTCGTTTCCCTATCCGCTCTCGCCCGCGCCGGTGACCCTGCAGGTGCTCGGAGTGTTCCTCGCGGGCGTCCTCTTGGGGCCGGTCTGGGGCGGGGCGGCGATGGTGCTGTATCTCACGGCGGGGGCGGTCGGCGCGCCCGTCTTCTCGGGCGGCGAGGCCGGTATCGGATCGCTCGTCGGGCCGACGGCGGGCTACCTCTGGTCGTACCCGCTCGCGACGGGTGCGGTCGGCGCGCTCGTCCACGGACGGACCGTAGGCCCCCTCGACCGGGTCAGTGTCGGGCGCCTGCTCGGAGCCTGCACGGTCGGCGTCTGCGTGATCTACGCGGTCGGCGTCACCGGGTTGATGGCGGTGCTCGGGCTCTCACTGCCCAACGCAGTGGTGACGGGCGCGGTCGTGTTCCTGCCCGCCGAGGCACTGAAGCTGGCCGCCGCCGTCGGAATCGTTCGCAGCGACCGCCTGACCGCCGCATGA